Sequence from the candidate division WOR-3 bacterium genome:
TCTCCCGACGGCCTGGTTGGAGACACGGTGGTCATCACCCAACGACAGGGCAACCAGCGGACGCCCGACATCGCCCGTGGGCCGGACGCGCAGGTGCTTGTTGCCTACTCCGGCTGGACCGAGGAGATCGGCGGCCGGCCGGCGCGGACCATGCGGGCATGGGGCAAGCTCTACCCGGGCCCGGGCGTAGAGGAAGCGCCGAACGCCGAAGTGCGAACGACGAACCCCGTCCCGACCATCGTCCGCGGCGTGCTGCTCCTCTCGGAAGCTGCAAGCCGCAAGCCCCAAGCCGCAAGCTTGATGGACGCAACCGGCCGCAAGGTAATCGAACTAGAGCCCGGCGCGAACGACGTCTCGCGCCTCGCCCCCGGCGTCTACTTCGTGCGGCGCCTTGCCGGCGAGCACCCGGCGACGGAAAAGGTGGTCTTGCAGAGATAGGGCAAGGCTAAGGTTGAGGTCAAGGTTGAGGTAGAGTCCGGAACTAGGGCGTGAACGAAAGCGGGGCGGGCGATAGCCCGCCCCTGCTCCCTTCGACCCACTCGCCGTGACGATGTCCTAGGCTCGCTGCCACACGCGATTCTACAACCCTGTAGAATGGCGCGGGAGCGGGCTCTTGGGCCCATGTGCTTGAGGCTTGAGGCCTTAGGCTTGAGGCTGACGAAATGACACCCCCGCCTGGGGGACGGCCCTCCGGATAGAATACAGAACAGAGAAGACAGGAGACAGGAAGACTGTCTCGGAAGTTGTCTCGGGGAGTCCCTGGTCCCTTGTCCGGGGAGGAAAGTGAACAGGAGTTCGGGGGCCCGTGTGTCGGAGAGCAGGGGATGCAATTCGCCGGTTTGTCCTGCGGACTCTTCTCCGGTGAGTCCGGGCGCTTGCGGCCCGAGCAACCGTTGAGACAGCAGTCGAGGTCGCATGCGGGTCAGTCTCCAGGTTCGCTTGCCGGGCTATGCGCCGAGGCAATGCAGACTGCAGAGTGCAGATGGCAAGATGCAGAATGGTGGACCTGAGCGCGGCAGTGGCGCAGCGACGACGGCTGAGACGCGCGAGGTGCGCTCGGTCGGTGAGTGGGCCTGCCCGGGCGCAGAGCCGCTGCCGTCGCTCGCCTCCGGTCCGCACGGAGAAGCACAACTCCCGCAATCTCCAGCAGCCCCGCGCGGGTTGACAGGCGAGTGCCGCTGCCCTATAATTAACCGAGGTTAACAAAATTATCCATGGATAACACAGCCAGGGCGACGGGCAGTACGGACCTGAGCGAAAGCGCCCAGGACTATCTTGAGGCAATCATCGAGTTGGAGAGCGGGGACGTCCCGGTGCGAGTGGCGGCGCTCGCGCAGCGGCTGGAGGTGAGCCGGCCGGCGGTGGTGGCCGCGTTGCGGCGGCTGGCCGGGCGCGGGCTGGTACGGCACGAGCGCTACGCCCACGTGACGCTGACCGAAACAGGCCGATCGGCGGCGCGCCTGGTGGCCGGACGCCACCGGCTGCTGGTGAGGTTCCTTTCCGAGCTTCTCGGCGTCGGGGCGCAGGCGGCGGAGGCGGACGCATGCCGCATGGAGCACGCGCTGTCGGCCGGAACCATGCGGCGCATGGTGCGGTTCCTCGATTTCGCCGCCGACCCAGACGGTGCGGCCCGGTGCCGGGACCGGTTCGAGCGGTTCCTGGCGACCGGGAAGCGGTGCGAATGCGGAGGCAGGCATGAGTCTCGCTGACGTTCAACCCGGCAGCAACGTGCGGGTAGTGGAAATCGACGGCGGCCGCGGCATGGCCGGCCGGCTGAGCACGCTCGGTCTCATCCCCGGCACGGAGGTGAGCGTTCTGTCCCGGCGCGGGGGCGGGCCGGTGTTGGTCGCCCTGCGCCGCTCGCGTCTGGCAATCGGCCACGGGCTTGCCCGCCGCGTCAGGGTCGAGCCGGTCCCTGAATCCGGCACAGGATGTCACCACTAAGGCACAAAGACACAAATGGGTGAGGAAGGACCCGAAGCTCTTCTCTTGGTGTTCTTGGTGTCTTGGTGGTTCAATTTCGGAATCGGGGCGGCAGGAACCGGATCATGACCGCTGCTCCGGCCAAACGCCGGATTAGGGTGGCGATCGCCGGCAACCCCAATTCGGGCAAAACCACAATCTTCAACGCGCTGACCGGTTCGAGCCAGCATGTCGGCAACTGGCCGGGCGTGACGGTCGAGCGGAAAGAAGGCCGGTTCAGCTTCCAGGGGCACGAGGTCGAGGTGGTGGACCTGCCCGGTACCTACAGCCTGACGGTCTATTCGCTCGATGAGAAGGTTGCGCACGACTACCTGGTGCGCGAGCGTCCGGACGCGGTGCTGGCAGTGGTCGACGCGGCCAACCTTGAGCGGAATCTCTACCTCGTCGTCCAGTTGCTCGAACTCGGGGCCCGCGTGGTCCTCGACCTGAACATGAGCGACGTCGCGGCGAAGCAGGGGACCGCAATCGACGCGGCCGGTCTCTCCCGCGTGCTCAACGTACCGGTGGTGGAGACGGTCGCGAGCCGCGGCCAGGGGTTGGACGAGCTCCGCCGCGCGCTCCACGATGCCGGCCGGACCGAAGGCGGGCCGGCGCTGCGCGTGGACTACGGGCCGGATATTGAAGCCGAGGCGGCGGCGCTTGAGTCGGTGATGGCCGGCTGCGGGGACGCGCCGGGTCTGCCGCGACGCTGGCTGGCCCTGCGGCTGCTCGAGGGCGACGCCGACGAGCTGCACCACTTCAGTCCTGCCTGCCGCGCGGCGCTGGAGCCGGCATTGGGCCGGGCCCGCACCCGCTTGGAGTCGCGCCTGCCCGGGGGCATCGAGGCGGCGATGGTGCAGCGACGCCACGCCTATGCCCATGGCCTGGTGCATGAGTGTGTCAGGGAAGCGCCAGACGCGGAGGCCGGGCCGACCGCTTCGGACCGCATCGACCGGGTCGCAACTCACGCCTGGTTCGGGGTTCCGCTTTTCCTGGCGGTGATGGGACTGGCGTTCTTCGTCGTTTTCCGCGCCGGCGCGCCGCTCGCCGACCTGGTTGACACCGGGTTCGGCAAACTGGCGGCAGCCGCGTCGACACTGCTCGCTGCCGCACACGCTCCGGAGTGGGTGGGCTCGCTGGTCGCGGACGGGCTCATCGGTGGAGTCGGCTCGGTGCTGGTTTTCGTTCCCAATGTGGCGCTGCTGTTTCTCGTTATCTCGCTCCTCGAGGACTCCGGGTACATGGCGCGGGCAGCGTTCGTGATGGACCGCTTCATGCACGCACTCGGGCTGCATGGCAAGTCCTTCATCCCGTTGATGATGGGTTTCGGCTGCTGCGTGCCGGCAATCCTGGCAACCCGGACACTGGACGCGCGCAAGGACCGATTGCTCACCATCCTTATCTCGCCGCTCATGTCCTGCTCGGCCCGGCTGCCCATATACACTCTCTTCGCAGCCGCGTTCTTCCCGCGCCGGCAGTGGCTCGTAGTCTTCTCGCTCTATCTGCTCGGTATCCTGCTGGCCCTGGTCGTCGCCCGGGTGGCGCGCCGGCTGCTCTTCCCGGGCGAGGCGGCGCCGCTTATCATCGAACTGCCTCCGTACCACGCACCCGTGCTCCGGCACCTGCTGCGCCACACCCTGCAGCGGACCGGTCTCTTCCTGCGCAAGGCCGGCACGACCATCGCCCTGGCCGTGGTTCTGCTCTGGCTGCTGGCGCGGCTGCCCTGGGGTGCTCCCTACGCCTCGGAGGGGACGCTGATCGGACGGATCGGCAGCCTGCTGGCGCCGCTGTTCGCGCCGGCCGGGTTCGGCTTCTGGCAGGCGGGGGTATCGCTGCTGGCCGGGATAGTGGCCAAGGAGCTGGTCGTCGGGACCATGGGAACGTTGATGGGCACCGGCAGCCAGGGGTTGACGGCCGCCCTCCACGCCCAGTTCACGCCGCTTACAGCCTATGCGTTCATGGCGATGTCGCTCATCTACGTCCCGTGCGTCGCTACCATCGCCGCCATCCGGCGTGAGGCCGGCGGGCGCTGGGCCCTGCTCGCGACCGGGTACAGCCTGGCGCTGGGCTGGGTCGTAGCCGTCGCCATCAACCAGGTCGGCCGGTTGTTGCTGCGCTAGCCGGAGGAGAGCCGGGCACCTTGCTCGCTCGCACAGGTCGTCCCGTTTGCCGCACGCGCGGAGGGTGGAAAACGCTTGATTCGAGGCCCGGGTGGGGGTAGACTCGCGGCGTCGTAGGTTGAATTCCGAAGCTCGAATCCCGAACACCGAGTCAAACCAGATTGACGCCAGGCGGACGGCGAGCCGTCGGCAGCCTACGCAAACAACTTCAATTTCCCGGTGCACTGAGACGTGAGAGGAGAGGTCTTGGCAGAGCAGCACAGTCTGTTTCCGAATCAGGCCGCAGAGTTCGTCGCCCTGACCCACTATTGCCGGTGGCGGGAGGAAGACGGCCGCCGCGAAACGTGGGACGAAGTGGTGGAGCGGGTCGTATCGTTCCTGCGCAACAACACGCCCGGGCGCGAGGGCGTGCCGCCCCGGGTGTGGGAAAGGATACGGGACGGGCTCGCGACGTTCAGCGTGATGCCGTCGATGCGGCTGGTGGCGACCGCGGGCCCGGTCGTGCTCAAGGACAACGCGTGCATCTACAACTGCGCCTATTTCCCGATCCGGGACCTGCGCAGTTTCTCCGAGTTGATGTTCCTGCTGATGTGCGGATCGGGCGTCGGGTTCTCAGTGGAACGGGAGTTCGTGCAGCAGTTGCCGCCGGTGGCGCAGCCGGGCGTGGACTGCCGCGATGACTACGCGATAGAGGATTCGCGCGAGGGCTGGGCCAAGGCATTCCTTTTCGCCCTCGAGACCTGGTTCGCGGGCGAGTCGGTGCGTTTCGACTTCTCGCAAATCCGCCCGTACGGCGCGCGGCTGAAGCAGATGGGAGGCAGGGCGTCGGGCGCCGAATCGCTGCAGCATCTGTTCGCCGACGTCGAGGCAATCGTGCGCCGGGCTGCGGGCCGGCGCCTGACGCCGCTGGAGTGCCACGACATCTGCTGCATGGTGGCCGAGAAGATCGTGATGGGCGGGAAGCGCCGTTCGGCCATGATCTCGTTTTCGGACCTCGATGACGAGGAGATGCGCCACGCCAAGGACTTCTCGCGCGGCCCGGTCCCGTCCTACCGGTTCATCGCCAACAACAGCGTAGCCTACACGAAGAAGCCGGACCCGATTGTGTTCATGAACGAGTGGGCGGCGATGGCCGCCTCCGGCTCGGGCGAACGCGGCATCCTGAACACGAGCGCCGTGCCGGTCGCCTGCTCGCAGACCCGCAAGTACCGCGGGGACGAACGCACCAATCCCTGCGGCGAGATCATCCTCCGCCCGCACCAGTTCTGCAATCTCTCCGAGGTGGTGCTGCGGCCCGCGGACGACATCGGCACGCTGGTCGACAAGGTGAAGACCGCGGCCTGGCTGGGCGTGATCCAGGGGACTTTCACTTTCTTCCCGTTCCTGCGCAAGGAGTGGGCGGAGAACTGCAACGAGGAACGGCTGGCAGGGGTGTCTTTGACCGGGCAGATGGACCACCCGTCGCTCCTCACCGAGAAGGTGCTGGAGCAGTTGAAGACCGTGGTCGAGCGCACGGTCGAGGAGGCCGCCCGCTGTCTCGGGGTTCCGGCCGCCACCGCTTACACCTGCGTCAAGCCGTCGGGCACGGTGTCGCAACTGGTAGACTCCGCCAGCGGCCTGCACCCGCGCTGGAGTCGCTACTACCTGCGCCGCTACCGGATTGCGGCCAACGACCCGGTCCTGGCCATGCTCCGTGCCCAGGGGTTGCCCTGGGAGCCGGAAACCGGCCAGACCCGCGACAACTTCACGACCGCGGTCGTCACCTTCCCGGTCCAGGCGCCCGCGACCGCGGTCTTCCGCGACGGGATGGACGCGTTCAAACAACTCGACTGGTACCGCAAGGTGCAGCAGCACTGGTGCACGCACAACGCCTCCTGCACGGTCTACGTGAAGCCGGATGAGTGGCTGAAGGTCGCGAACTACGTCTACGAGCACTGGGAAGAGATCGTCGGTGTAACGTTCTACCCTTACACCGATGCCGAGTACGAGCTGGCGCCGTTCGAGGAGATCGACGAGGCGACGTACCGGGACCGGGCGGCGAAGTTCCCGAAACTCGACTTCTCGCAGCTCGGCAAGTTCGAGGCGATGACCGGCGACACCACGACCGTGGACGTCGAGCCGGCCTGTTTCGCGGGCCGCTGCGAGATTCTCTAGCGCGGGCGCGGGCTTTGACACTCGGAGCCGGCCCTTACAGTACCTTCTCTCAGGCAGACTCGCAACCGAAGGGAGACGAGTGATGTCTAACCGAACCATCTACCTGAACGACGCGCTGTACGAGTACCTGCTCGGGGCCTCGCTGCGCGAGCCGGACGTGCTGCGCGAGCTGCGCGACGAAACTCGGCCGATGCCTGAGGCCGACTGCCAGATTTCGCCCGAGCAGGGGCAATTCATGGCTCTGCTCCTGCGGGTGATGGGCGCGAAGCGCGTGCTTGAGGTCGGGACCTTCACGGGTTACAGCTCGCTCGCGATGGCGCTCGCGCTGCCTGAGAATGGGAAGGTCATCACCTGCGATCGAAGCGAAACATGGACGGCAGTCGCCCGGCGCTACTGGCGGAAGGCCGGAGTCGAGGGCCGAATCGAACTCCGCCTGGGCGAGGCGCAGAAGACGCTGACGCAACTGCGCAAGGAGCGCGGACGCGACAGCTTCGACTTCGCGTTCATCGATGCCGACAAGACAAAGGACGGCGCCTACTTCGAGCAGTGCATGGAGTTGGTGCGTTCGGGCGGCATTATCGCTATCGACAACACTCTGTGGAGCGGCAGGGTGGCGGACCGGGCGAAGCGCGATGCCGACACGCGGGCCATCCGCGCCTTCAATGCCGCGCGGGTTGATGACCAGCGCATCGACCTGAGCCTGGTGCCGATTGCCGACGGCCTCACCCTCTGCCGCAAGCGCTGAGATACCGGCACAGACAATTCAGTAGTCAGAAACCAGATGCCAGAATTCGGAGAGGTGGATTCTGAAGCAATGGCACATGGGCGCCCGTTCTGAGACTTCTGACATCTGACCTCGGTTGTGCCCTTCTTCGGGAGGGCTTTACTTGTGGAGGGCTGCGCCTAGACTGACCGCCGACCACCAGATGAAAGCCGCCAATTCGTCCCTGCTCATGCTCGCGACCGGCGCGGCGATCGTCAGCTTCACTGGGCCGATTGTGCGCGTGCTCGCCGTGGCGCCCACGGTCACCGCGTTCTACCGGATGGTCTTCGGCGGCGCCATACTGCTGCTGATCGTCGGGCTTGCGCGGGAGCGCCTGAGACTGGACCGTAACTCGCTTCCGCTCGCCGCGGCCGCCGCTCTTTCGTTCGCCTTTGATATGACGATGTGGAACCGCAGCATCCGGCTGGTCGGGCCGGGCCTCGCTACTATCCTGGTCGGCTGCCAGGTGTTTCCCATGGCCGGCATCGGTCTTCTTTTCGGCCGAGAGAAGCTGACCTGGCGCCTTGCCGCGGCAGCGCCGCTGGCAATCGTCGGCCTGGCGATGATAGTCGGCGTTGACTGGCGGCTTGGCAGCACCGGGTTCAGGCACGGCGTCCTTTTTGGGCTCGGCAGCGCCTGCTGCTACACCGGGTATCTCGTGGCCCTGCGCCGGCTGCAGCACAGCGCTGGGCTGGCCGGGCGAGTTTCAAACATGGCGACCGTGTCGGCGTGCTGTGCCGGCTTTCTTGGCATCATTGCCCTGATACAGCGGGAGAGTTTCGGGATTCCGGACGTGCCGAGCCTGGGTCTGTTGCTGGCCCTGGGCGTCATCGGGCAGGTGCTGGCGTGGGTGCTCATGTCCGGCGGCCTGCCGCGCGTTCGCCGTTCACTGGCGGGTCTGCTGCTCCTGCTACAACCCCTGCTGGCGGCGGTCTGGGACGTGGTCTTCTTCAGGCATCCGGTGTCGTTCATGCAGGCTGCGGGCGCGACTGTGACACTTCTCGCCATCTACCTCGGCACGATCGCAGGGCCTGCCGAGGTCGACTAGGGCAACGGTTCGGCCGAAGTCAGATGCCAGAATTCAGAGTGCAGAAGTCGGAGTCCGCAATCTCGGCGGCTGGCTGCTAGCCGACAGTCAGTTCGCCGGCGAGATCCTGGCTCAGAAGTAGCCGCACTTCGGCTGGTCTGAGATTCGAGTCGCCGAGCAGGACCATCAACTTCACCAGCGCGGCCTCGGGCGTGATGTCGCGGCCGGATACGACTCCGGCGTCGATCAGTTGGGCGCTCGCCTTGTAGCGCTCGAGTTCGACCGTTCCGCCGCCGCACTGAGTAACGGCAATTGCCACGACCCCGCGCTCTACCGCCGCCGCAATCGGGTCGAGAACCCTTGAGTCAGATGGCACGGTGCCGGCGCCGTAGGTCATCAGGACTACGCCTTTGAGGCGCGGGTCGGAGAGCACGTCCTCCAGAATCGACGCTTCCTGAATCCCGGGAAAGAAGATGACGGAGGCGACATTGGGCTCGATGTGGCTGCGCAGACGCAGGCGTGAGCCCGGTGGCCGCAGGACGCGACGGTCGACAATGATGCTCTCACCGGCGGAAGCGAGCCGCGGGTAGTTGGGAGACGTGAACGCGGCGAACCCGGAGGCGTTCACCTTGCGGCTGCGGTTGCCGCGTAGCAGCTCCTCGTGGAAGAAGATTGAGACCTCGGGGACGACAGGCAGACCTGAGTGCTTCGGGTTGGCGATGAGCAACGAGGTGAGCAGATTCTGGAGGGCATCGTTGCGCACGTTGGCAAGGTGCGAGCGCTGCGCGCCGGTGAGCAGAACGGGCTTGCCCAGCCCCTCGAGCATGAAGCTGAGCGCTGATGCGGTGTAGACCATGGTGTCGGTGCCGTGGAGCACGACAAAGCCCTCGTAGCGGTCGTAGCTCTCCTCGATGAGCCGCGCCAGTTCGACCCAGTATCCCGGTCCGATGTTGCATGAGTCGAGCGGTTCGAGGCTGGCGCCATCCACATTGAACCCGATGTAGCGCGGGTTGGTGCTGCCGTCGGCCAGGAGTTCCGAGAGCGAAGATGTGCGACGGCGGAAATCTGCCCAGTCGACGACCACGAGCGGGCTCTGCGGGTCCGACGGGTCGCGGGGCATCGAGCCGATGGTGCCGCCGGTGTAAATGACCAGCACACCCGAGCCGCGGTTACCGGCCTCGTAGCGGTGCTGGGACGCGGTGGCCATCAGGCAGAATCTAGCCGCGATATCGTCCGGAGTCAAACACGGGCCGGAGGCGAGGCTTGACGAAGGGCGGTCAGCGCCGGAGAATCACTGGCCATGTATGGCCTGCGTGCAGTCGCTCTCATCCTCGCGCTCGCTGGTCTGGCCACGGCTGACGACTCGCTGCTGGTGCTCTTCGTCGGGAACAGCTACACGTACGTGAACGACCTGCCCGGGCTGTTCCAGGGGCTATCTGAGGCCGGGGGCCGGCCGTTGCGGACCGACGCCGGCACGTTCGGCGGCTACTCGCTTAACGACCACGCCAACTCGCAGGCGACGCTCGACAAGATCGCACAGGATTCGTGGTCCTTCGTGGTGCTGCAGGAGCAGAGCGTCATACCGACGATTCACTATTGGCGGTACAACAGCATGTACCCGGCTTCCCGCCTGCTAGACTCGCTCATCAGGCTCCAGGACGCGAAGACCGTCTTCTTCACGACGTGGGGTCGGAAGCATGGCGGCCAGTGGAGCTATGGTGACTCGCTGAGCCCGGATTTCCGCGACTTCTTCGAGATGCAGGATAGCTTGTGCGTGGCCTACCAGGAGATCGCGGGCGAGTTGTCCTCTGGCCTCTGCCCGGTCGGGACGGCTTTTGCCCGCGCCCGCCAGGTTGACTCGCTCGTGGACCTGTGGCAGGGCGACAACAGCCATCCTACACTCGAGGGTACCTACCTCGGAGCATGCGTGTTCTACGCGGTTCTACACGAGGCGAACCCGGTGGGCCTGCAGTTCTACGGTGGCCTGGACTCGGCGACCGCGCGGTTCTGCCAGGAGATCGCCTGGCAGACTGTGTCGGATATTACTGACGCACCGACAGGCGAGCGGCAGCGGGTCGAGAGAGGTTTGTACGTCTTGAGTTCTTTGCCCACGGGTATGACAGTGTATGACCTATCGGGAGCAAACGTCACGGCGAGGGGTGCGTTTCTGCCGCGCGGGGTGTATTTCGTCCGACAGGACCAGGCGCAGGCAGCGCAGAAGGTCGTTGTTGTCCGCTAGCGTCGGGACGATGCAGTCGATTGCTGCAGCATGAGAGGAGTAGAGATGGCAAAACACAGGGTGAAAGGACTGGCCTTCGCGTCGGTGTACGTCGACGACTTCGAGAAGGCCTATCGGTTCTACGCCGAAGTCCTCGGTCTGGAAAAGGAGTACGACATGGGGAGCGCGGCATGCTTCTTCAAGCTTCCCGACAACACCGGGCTCTACCTGCAGGGCAAGAACAAGGCCGCGAGCTACGGAGAAGACACGATGCGCACCGCGTTTGTCTTCTCGGTCGAGTCGGCCGAGGCAACCTATGAGCGACTCAAGGCCGCGGGTGTCAGGTTCATCTACGCGGAGCCGAAGCACATGGGTGGAGACAACTACTGGTTCCAGTTCTACGACCCGGCGGGCAACATCCTAGAAGCACTCGGGGGCAAGTAGGAGGCACGGGCGATGGCGACGGACAAGGGACTCGTGGTCAGCATCAACCGGGCGCCGGTGCTCGCTTTGTGGGCTACGGTCGTGGCCGAGCGGCTGGGCTTCAGCCGCGAAGAGGCGCTGTCGCTCGGCAAGGCGGTGACCGGCCTGAACG
This genomic interval carries:
- a CDS encoding metal-dependent transcriptional regulator, which gives rise to MSESAQDYLEAIIELESGDVPVRVAALAQRLEVSRPAVVAALRRLAGRGLVRHERYAHVTLTETGRSAARLVAGRHRLLVRFLSELLGVGAQAAEADACRMEHALSAGTMRRMVRFLDFAADPDGAARCRDRFERFLATGKRCECGGRHESR
- a CDS encoding ferrous iron transport protein A yields the protein MSLADVQPGSNVRVVEIDGGRGMAGRLSTLGLIPGTEVSVLSRRGGGPVLVALRRSRLAIGHGLARRVRVEPVPESGTGCHH
- the feoB gene encoding ferrous iron transport protein B yields the protein MTAAPAKRRIRVAIAGNPNSGKTTIFNALTGSSQHVGNWPGVTVERKEGRFSFQGHEVEVVDLPGTYSLTVYSLDEKVAHDYLVRERPDAVLAVVDAANLERNLYLVVQLLELGARVVLDLNMSDVAAKQGTAIDAAGLSRVLNVPVVETVASRGQGLDELRRALHDAGRTEGGPALRVDYGPDIEAEAAALESVMAGCGDAPGLPRRWLALRLLEGDADELHHFSPACRAALEPALGRARTRLESRLPGGIEAAMVQRRHAYAHGLVHECVREAPDAEAGPTASDRIDRVATHAWFGVPLFLAVMGLAFFVVFRAGAPLADLVDTGFGKLAAAASTLLAAAHAPEWVGSLVADGLIGGVGSVLVFVPNVALLFLVISLLEDSGYMARAAFVMDRFMHALGLHGKSFIPLMMGFGCCVPAILATRTLDARKDRLLTILISPLMSCSARLPIYTLFAAAFFPRRQWLVVFSLYLLGILLALVVARVARRLLFPGEAAPLIIELPPYHAPVLRHLLRHTLQRTGLFLRKAGTTIALAVVLLWLLARLPWGAPYASEGTLIGRIGSLLAPLFAPAGFGFWQAGVSLLAGIVAKELVVGTMGTLMGTGSQGLTAALHAQFTPLTAYAFMAMSLIYVPCVATIAAIRREAGGRWALLATGYSLALGWVVAVAINQVGRLLLR
- a CDS encoding methyltransferase domain-containing protein, with the translated sequence MSNRTIYLNDALYEYLLGASLREPDVLRELRDETRPMPEADCQISPEQGQFMALLLRVMGAKRVLEVGTFTGYSSLAMALALPENGKVITCDRSETWTAVARRYWRKAGVEGRIELRLGEAQKTLTQLRKERGRDSFDFAFIDADKTKDGAYFEQCMELVRSGGIIAIDNTLWSGRVADRAKRDADTRAIRAFNAARVDDQRIDLSLVPIADGLTLCRKR
- a CDS encoding DMT family transporter codes for the protein MKAANSSLLMLATGAAIVSFTGPIVRVLAVAPTVTAFYRMVFGGAILLLIVGLARERLRLDRNSLPLAAAAALSFAFDMTMWNRSIRLVGPGLATILVGCQVFPMAGIGLLFGREKLTWRLAAAAPLAIVGLAMIVGVDWRLGSTGFRHGVLFGLGSACCYTGYLVALRRLQHSAGLAGRVSNMATVSACCAGFLGIIALIQRESFGIPDVPSLGLLLALGVIGQVLAWVLMSGGLPRVRRSLAGLLLLLQPLLAAVWDVVFFRHPVSFMQAAGATVTLLAIYLGTIAGPAEVD
- a CDS encoding asparaginase — encoded protein: MATASQHRYEAGNRGSGVLVIYTGGTIGSMPRDPSDPQSPLVVVDWADFRRRTSSLSELLADGSTNPRYIGFNVDGASLEPLDSCNIGPGYWVELARLIEESYDRYEGFVVLHGTDTMVYTASALSFMLEGLGKPVLLTGAQRSHLANVRNDALQNLLTSLLIANPKHSGLPVVPEVSIFFHEELLRGNRSRKVNASGFAAFTSPNYPRLASAGESIIVDRRVLRPPGSRLRLRSHIEPNVASVIFFPGIQEASILEDVLSDPRLKGVVLMTYGAGTVPSDSRVLDPIAAAVERGVVAIAVTQCGGGTVELERYKASAQLIDAGVVSGRDITPEAALVKLMVLLGDSNLRPAEVRLLLSQDLAGELTVG
- a CDS encoding VOC family protein, with the translated sequence MRGVEMAKHRVKGLAFASVYVDDFEKAYRFYAEVLGLEKEYDMGSAACFFKLPDNTGLYLQGKNKAASYGEDTMRTAFVFSVESAEATYERLKAAGVRFIYAEPKHMGGDNYWFQFYDPAGNILEALGGK